caATTAAGCTACGTACACACTGTTGTCAGATTGCCAGGAACATGCtcagaaaatggttaacacaaccatgagaacttatgttgaaacacatgggtgttaaccatttattgaacattttatgacaatattgtaagattacgaaccgtgtatacgtagctttacaagttcttgtacatatatattgtcatattaattttacaattcttatttattattactcaaaatgctaaaatatcctataaacacgcaaatatttcaataatatttcttatataaaaaatatttttttttaaaatttaaaaaaaaaattaaaataacaattcgaaaaatatttttttccaaaaaatgaaaaaaacaactttggaaaaaaaatttgtttaccttaaaaattttaaaatttgtattttgaagtataatttggtgaagagaatatagctctcttacttgtttatacccaatctatcggaaaatgtgcggggactgataaaaataaatacttttgcaattttgggTACTAATTtaggcaaaacaaaaaaacaagtaagaaagtatagtctgtgaagcccgaccatatgataccctacatcaatcgccttaaaattaggtggcataacttctgtatatatgaaacctatttaatagtaaacaaaataaataaatcgttactttaatatagaaagcccctaattcgtgttttttataagcccagatttttgattatttcgataaatggtccaatcatatatcatatttagcaaaaaaatctcGATCCctaacacgagttagggcctttctatattaaggtaaccaaatcctaattaatattaaaaattttggatttagcttagaactaattttagcagaaaattaaaaattttccgcCGCtcattgatatttaaaatcgagaaaatcggcccacaaatggccgagatttttggcctatttttgatctatatttggattagtcattaatatagacaatatggatatctaatgatagatctTTCAAAGTCCATAGCATTGtatacaatggatcaaaatcgggaaaaatattttttaaactgatttttttttttaacaaaatttttatttttttttgtcataaataataaatttaaaaaaaatggaatttttgtttaaattttgaaaaaaaaaattttaaattttgtttaactaaaaatatttaaaatttgtttgtcataaattaataaatttaaaaaaaattggaaaaaaaatggaatttttttttaaaaaaattccaaatttttatctggacctacaatgggtcaaaatcgggaaaaatattttttaacacgaatttttttaacaaaaaatttttttttgtcataaataataaatttaaaaaaattggaattttgtaaaaacaaaaattttaattttgttatattaaatatatttaaaatttttttgtcataaattaataaattcaaaaaaattggaaacaaaatttaagaaacaacaattaccaaaaaaattggattttttttaaattttgtttagctaaaaatatttaaaatttgtattttaaaatataatttggtgatggtTATATAAGAatcggaacagccgaatatagttcttgTTTTaatccattttatttaaatatttgcaaaaagttATGATAGCGAAATTGCTCACTCTAAAAAGATGTCGGACTATCAGCATCGATGTAGCATTTGTTTTcatataccaaatttttatacataaaaaaacaaaaaacgtccACTCACCTGGTGGTTTCGATTTGACAACAAATTCCTCCTTCGTCAGTGGTGCTTCCGTTGTACCCTCCACATTATCCGAACATTCATCACAGTATATTGAAGACATGAAACGTTTATAATTCACCTCATCCACTACCACTTTATACGAAGTCAACGACAATGCATCCAATTCTGCCACAAACATAACCTCATACTGCCGCTTAGATATACGAATGCGTGACGAACTGCTGGAACCCATCATACCCATGCCCATTTCATAGGGATCGGTAATATTCCATACCGGATTAATTTGTACATTTCTCAACTCCACACCCAATTCATTGACGATTTTTATGTAGGGTGTAGTAGTGCGTATGGTTAAAGCCTCTATACGTTTGTGGGTTAAAGGATTGAAGACAACAAATGAAGCCGATTTACCATCGGCCGAGGAAGAAGTAAACTCAATGGAGAAATCACTGGTTTGTCCGAAAGAGGCCGTCAGCGGTATGGGTGTTTTGCGTGGTAATTTACTGAAATTGTCTCTTTCCAATTCACTCAAAAGGAAATTATGCCGTTGGCTACCATTTTGTATGAGCAATTCAATGGTGGATTCTTGCATTCTCACCACATCCTGTAAACTTTCGAACAAACGCATGCCATAGTCTCGCATTACAGCTGCCTTTGAGGTGCCCGTTATGGCGTCATGATGTTGAAATAGCCCTAAATTACGTCGTGCATGTATCATTTTCTCATAgtttttttcaaagattttaatggCATTCTCGTTATGTTGCTGGCGTGCTGTGTTATAAGCCAAGGTAAACAGTATTTCTGCTATCCTAAGATTTTGTTCCAAATCAGCACTAAGAATTTTATACGAAGGCCTAGTTGTGAAATAACCAGACCAATAGGCAGGCCTACCTTCAGAGAAAATATCAGAATACACGAAAAAGTCTCCTTTGAAAGTGGGAAATTCTTTGGTTCGCTttttaatttcagaaaaatagTCCTTGGGCGTACCAAATGCAATGTCCACATTGTATAAACGTTTGTTGGCCATTATATGATcgattagttttttataattcGTATATTGTTGATCAACTTCCCGCTCTTTGTTATACCGGAAATCATCACCCACTGGTATAAGAGCCACATTGTGAGGAAACAAGGAAGCTGTACGCGAATATTGTTCCAATAATAATTGAGCTTTCTCCTCGATATTTTCATCTGTTATAAATTGGGCTTTAATAGAGTATTCGGTGTATTCTCCGGGGATTTTacgaaaatcaaaatttaaacatataaaaGGATGTGGACCACAAGAACCCTTAATCGAATAGATGTCGAAAGGCATATTATGTGTCAACAATCTACCTCTTTTGTTGCTTTCCTCTTCTTGTAATTTCCAATATGGTGTCCACATGAAATCACCCTTCTGCTGCCTAGCAAACCATTGTTTCCAGGCATAATGTATACGTTGTATTATGGCTCCCTCGAAATTACTACCCGACAGCAAGTACGGCACTGTGCTACCATGACCAAATGGATCTATGGACCAGCCTACGGTTGGAGTTACATTTAAATTATTCTTTAGCCATTGATGTCCCTCGATTAGTTGATCCAACATGGCGTAAAGATGAACATTAGCCTCATCTGTCATTACCCAGCCACCTGTGGTGATTTCTAATCTACCCGAATCGATAAGTCTTTTCAAGGCCCGTTGTTTGGTGGGGTGGGCTTGATCCCACCACAATTGTAAGAAACTTATTTCAGACCATATAAAGGTCATATCGGTATATTCTTGCATTTTGGTgaccattaaatttaaaatttgcctCGAATCGCTTTGGAAATAATTGACGAAAGTTTTCAACCAACCGGGATCGTTGTGGGAATGTGGCACTACAATGACCTGGAAGGAAGTAGGaacaaaatagaaaatgttttaaatagcCTGACAGCCTGATTCACCAAATAATAACCAAGTCAAAATATcgttgttaattttgttctttgATATAACATTTATCAACTTAATCACCTTTTAGAAATGcttataattttgtaattaaatttaaattcacacaccaaaaaaaaagctttaaatctTTATGCATAATTACCTTTAATGGTGGTCGTTGCTTATCTTTTTTCTGCGCTTCAAAACGTTCTTCGAAACCTCTATCCCAATACTCCTTGGTACGTATCCATTCCGGCTGTTTTGGTGGAAattataacgaaaaaaaaaacagaacaaagaattaaaaaaacaaaagaaaataaacataataattcaaaaatatgctcaacataaaaattgttatcgttaaatgtaattttttttcacaatttgtttctttttcgtactacaccatttccaattgtatttcagatgtTTCAGATTATTAGGTAAGGTgacataaaaatgattttttctaatttttaacttttattttgaaatttttgtacaatatatgtATGCTAGCTTAATCCGTTGCGCTTTTCAAGagaacaaagtttgaagaatcttgcaattaaagttctcaagatatttagaaataaaaattttctttgtataGTAGGGTGACTCACCCCCTGTTCTGACTCCTCCAATTTTTGTTAGAATCgtgtaaagtttgaagactttcatAATTATAGTTCTCtagatattcaaaaataactattaacttcgtatgggtggtgccacgcccactaatccaatccacAACATTTTCAGGCAAACTGTTTAATATAATAAtccttcatattttttattaaacttcatgTCGTAATATTAAATTGATTCATCTAAATTATAGTacttcagatattcgaaaataactatttactttgtatgataggTGCTATGTTGCTTACTTGGGTAAGCAACCGACTGTTCATAGTGGAACAGTCGGTCGAATGGCGATCGCCTCTATATCTAATATTCATTGACTTCGAGAAATCATTCGATACTCTCAATCACAATGTGATTTGGAAAGCCCTTGAATGTAAAGGAGTCCCACAGAAAATTATTCAGCTCGCCAAGAGTATGTACATCAATGCAAGCTGTCGCATTCAGCACGAAGGAAAGCTTAGCAGAAAGATTACCGTTGGTACAGGGTTGTGGGTGTCACCACTGTTATTTAATATTGTGTTAGATATTGTTATGACCCAGGCTATGTCGGATAATATAGGGATCGTATGGGGACTTCGAGACCGATTAGATGATCTGGAATATGCTGATGATATCTGCCTTCTCTCTCATCGGTACTCTGACATGACCATCAAATTACAACGTCTCACAGAGTTTGCTAAGAACGCTGGTCTCAGGATAAACATTGGCAAAACTAAAGTGATGCGAATTAACACAGATGTCGCAAATAACTTTAGAGAGACCATGGAGGAGGTTGACTCATTCTGTTACCTTGGCGCTATTCTCACAACATCCGGTGGCTCAGGTGCAGATATTGCCCATCGTATAAAAAAGGCGACGCAAGCCTATGGCCAACTCAATAAGATATGGAATTCTCCAATTCTCTCTCGCCGTGTCAAAATTAAtctatttaattcaaatgttCGATCTACATTACTTTATGGCTGCGAAACGTGGAATGCTGCCCCTCGTGATATGAATGCCCTGCAAGTTTTTACAAACAAATGCCTTAGAAGAATTCTTCGAGTATTTTGGCCACATACTATGTCAAACAACAGATTATGGCATCTAACGAACCAGTTACCTATAACGGTTGAAATACAAAGGCGAAAATGGAACTGGGTAGGTCACACCATACGTAAGCCAAGCTCAGATATTGCTAGAACTGCTATTGAGTGGAACCCGCAAGGCAGCCGCAGAAGAGGACTTCCAGCTCATACGTGGCGCAGACAAATTGAGATCGATGCTACAAACATGCATACTAGCTGGAATGAAATTATAAACATCGCTATGAACAGATCCAGATGGAAAAACTTTGTTAATACCCTATGCTCCTTGTAGGAACGACGGGAATATAtataggtgccacgcccactaattcaataccgcccattttcatTCAAACTCCCTATAGTGATAAGTAAtcgattcatacaaagtttagaTACTTTTACGAATATAGTTCtccaaatattcaaaataactatttactttgtatgggagatgcCACACCCCCTGATCTGATCCGTCTCATTTTTGGTTAGACTAcatgcactgataagaaattggctcgtataaagtttgaagactgtcaCAACTATAggtctgcagatattcgaaaataactatttactttgtacgCCCATTTATCCAATTCCGCCAAGATGCGccaaatggtaaaaaagtgaatTCTTCGAAGTTTTGCGTCTGTCACATTTATAGTTAACCATATATTCTATTcgatttgtatgggaggtgccacgcccacttgataTACAGTAAAatacagtaaaaatttcaatataatcgCTCCAGTAGTTTAGGCTCCTATAAGAcacagacaaacaaacaaataaataaacatatattAATTTGTCTAGGTATAGCAAAATGTGgacgagtgttgtcatgatggaatacgTATTACagattcatgtctggccgcatattctgggtgtttttcggccaatgatcgcttcaaacaaatcagttgtaTTCGGTACGGGTTCCCAGTGATGGTTACgccagatttcagcaactcataatagataggacccttctGGTACCACCATatcttccaattcttggtcttcaaactttgttggcTGGCCtaagcgatctttgtctttcgtgtcaaactACCCACACACAAACaataacagatatgtacccttcaaaatgacatataagtaattaaaaacaaaacccgagttcaaaagatacgccatctattgtaaatcccgtatttttaagttatacacccgATTCTGAAAtgtaattagaaaattctgaaatataattaaaaaattctgattttcaattagaaattgttgaaaatttctgaaattcaattggaatattttgaaatagaATTTGCAAAGTCTTATTAAATTCTGAATTCAAttcgaaatttctgaaaaacaatttgaaacttctgaaaaacaattggaaatggtgtagtgagTATTTACCTGAAAATCAAATTTAGCATATTCCTCTTGGGCTGTAATATTCGTATCACTCTCATCTAGAATGTAACATTTATCGCCCCATTGAGGATTATTGACATACATGCCAGAGGCATAAGTAGTACTGCTGCCACTGCCACTTGTGCTACCACTGCCAACACCATCACCTGCTAGTCCCCCTCCATTGCCAGCTGTTATGGTGCCAGTCTGTAAAGCTGGGTCATTGCTATATAATGCAGCTTTGGCTATCAATTTATGTGGCTGCTGTTGTTGTCTGTATGAGGCTGAAGCTGTATTATCTTCATTGTCGTTGTATTTCATTTTATGAGCTGAtgcataatttttattataatgttgttgttgttgctgcagcTGCACTGAGCCACTGCCACCATTCGCTGATGCTATTAAAGTGgcctgctgctgttgctgtccTGTTAATAAACTGGCCTGTAGGGGATCTTTGGGCTGTATAGATGGTTGACCCATAGAGATATAGTAGAGGCATAGCAGAATTGTTATAAAAGCCGATAGTAAACCAATACAACGTGCAGAACCAcgtcgaaaaattttaaatgtcatgctgtttatttgttggtttcaatggttggctggctggctggttggttgacCGCTGTTCGTTCACTTTGCTCGTGTTTGGTTGGTTTTGGTTGTACTCTCTCTCAACTTTAATTTTTggattcaattttcaaaaaggattaaattcttcttctttttttacCGTGGGGGTTATTTGAGAAGAATTCGTTGaacaccaaacaaaaaaaaaataataaagagtaTTCGATAtcgttattttatttgttatatattGACTGTGTTTATGTgtgagatttttatttattttttttttgctcaaagcCCTGTAAATTTGgagtttgtatttgttgttctacaaatacaacaagGGCTTTATGTcaatcttaaaaactaatttaactGCATGTCAGCCATGTCCAGAGAATCTTAGCAGTTGGTTTTTTTCTGAtttctctttatttatttttttttcttataccgactgtttgtcttttattttattttggtatGTTTCTTTTCTTGTTAATTGTATTTTGCggtttgctttttttttaaacttgtatgttttttttcatgTCAGATATCAGCTACCGTCGCATCTTTAGAACCTTTTTTGCTGCTGTTGTCGTTGTGGTTGTTATTATTGGCTTTGGGAAATCTGaaagaagaaaataacaaacaaacaattaaagttaatttgaaatgattttgcagaaattatttgtattttgaattataaattaagatgcatttctttattaatacaaaacaaAGGACTTTAGGCCTTTTTGTGGTTGAATTTGTAAGGGTTTAATGATAGTTTGGCaaataatttaaagtataatGTCAATTTTATAGATCAGtgtgttaattttcaatttagcGCTTTACGCgctatatttaacatttttcagtcagcgcatttttggaaaaacgtgCTAGATTGGCGTGTTTAACTTTAATGTCTTTTTAACTACTAAGGTAGTTGGTAAATCAGCTCTGTGTTGACCACTTTCAACACAGAGCTGattctttttcttcttttagATATGCGAAAGATATGATACTAGGGCGGGTCATTAAGCGCGCGACTTTTTGattgaaacacaggtttttgtctaaaaaaataattttattgttcaacatagtctcctttaagctctatacactttgtccaacgtttcaaCAACTTTTGTATGCTTTCCAAATAATTAGATTTGTCGAGGACATCAAAATAGgcatttgtttgtgagatgatttcatcggtGGAGTCAAGTCTCTATCCGCCGAGCCTTTCCCTTCAGGTTTGACCAAAAGCATTCGTTTTTTCAAATCATTATTAAATCGATCCATAGGGCTTTctataaggagcatagggcTCCAAACTTGAGATTTCGGCCATCAGTTGGTTTAAGATGAGTAGCTGATTGGGCTTCTAAATCCGATCCTGGAACTGGGGCTGCCAGCATGACCCCCAGAAGCCTCATATCACAGTTATATAGCGAGCCGCTTGTTACAAGTTCCGACGCCCGCTTCCAGTCGCCTCTAACATGAGGGACAG
The nucleotide sequence above comes from Calliphora vicina chromosome 1, idCalVici1.1, whole genome shotgun sequence. Encoded proteins:
- the alpha-Man-IIb gene encoding alpha-mannosidase 2; translation: MTFKIFRRGSARCIGLLSAFITILLCLYYISMGQPSIQPKDPLQASLLTGQQQQQATLIASANGGSGSVQLQQQQQHYNKNYASAHKMKYNDNEDNTASASYRQQQQPHKLIAKAALYSNDPALQTGTITAGNGGGLAGDGVGSGSTSGSGSSTTYASGMYVNNPQWGDKCYILDESDTNITAQEEYAKFDFQPEWIRTKEYWDRGFEERFEAQKKDKQRPPLKVIVVPHSHNDPGWLKTFVNYFQSDSRQILNLMVTKMQEYTDMTFIWSEISFLQLWWDQAHPTKQRALKRLIDSGRLEITTGGWVMTDEANVHLYAMLDQLIEGHQWLKNNLNVTPTVGWSIDPFGHGSTVPYLLSGSNFEGAIIQRIHYAWKQWFARQQKGDFMWTPYWKLQEEESNKRGRLLTHNMPFDIYSIKGSCGPHPFICLNFDFRKIPGEYTEYSIKAQFITDENIEEKAQLLLEQYSRTASLFPHNVALIPVGDDFRYNKEREVDQQYTNYKKLIDHIMANKRLYNVDIAFGTPKDYFSEIKKRTKEFPTFKGDFFVYSDIFSEGRPAYWSGYFTTRPSYKILSADLEQNLRIAEILFTLAYNTARQQHNENAIKIFEKNYEKMIHARRNLGLFQHHDAITGTSKAAVMRDYGMRLFESLQDVVRMQESTIELLIQNGSQRHNFLLSELERDNFSKLPRKTPIPLTASFGQTSDFSIEFTSSSADGKSASFVVFNPLTHKRIEALTIRTTTPYIKIVNELGVELRNVQINPVWNITDPYEMGMGMMGSSSSSRIRISKRQYEVMFVAELDALSLTSYKVVVDEVNYKRFMSSIYCDECSDNVEGTTEAPLTKEEFVVKSKPPGDVQLENNFMRLLFDEKNGFMKTITRKGPNQQLLNPMQCAIKFAAYRSAQFHSGAYLFKTDPEQSEAEKDVLEQYEDKRIIITSGPIASDVTVIYGPFLAHTVRIFNTKTHLDAAIYIENDIDFEPPPKNRETELFMRFVTDVDNIAPVNKDTLKEGDTIPELPEFYTDQNGFQYHRRTKVPSIGIEGNYFPITTAAFMQDDKVRFTLLTTHAQGAASYEPGQLEVMLDRRTLYDDYRGMGEGIVDSRLTRHKFWVLIEDMPTATAKHNTYQVPSLLTNYLANGLRYPPTTYFVENFDNPPQLKSRALLLDHGSWPCDVHLLNFRTLSEEQLQLFPSSSALMVLQRQGYDCAVHSKMVDLSNVCPLNKKGLGKVSFNKLHLHSLETTSLTGMLTSQQRKLLKSFNDITLKPMEILTFNVTFKT